A region from the Actinoplanes sp. OR16 genome encodes:
- a CDS encoding methyltransferase domain-containing protein, whose product MEPAQKERTPFADIDGLPATMSAMVLDALTEMGRHPEIRRVRRTAFDALRPHPGQRLLDAGSGAGDVSRRLAATVSPSGEVIALDHSASITAAAVARHDGSNVRYLTGDVEALDLPSASVDGVWCERVLQHVGSADRAIAEMIRVTRPGGRLCLIDTDWSSLAFDGMPSGLGEVVMAHVRGHFTPKQHDMGRTLRRRLVANGLANITATPVTCVFASPDSAAVVLPMVNPRVPEESWQTPPGLRDEWLACVEAAGASGTFLAVLTIWVVVGTVPS is encoded by the coding sequence ATGGAACCCGCGCAGAAGGAACGGACCCCGTTCGCCGACATCGACGGCTTGCCGGCCACGATGTCCGCGATGGTGCTGGATGCCCTGACCGAAATGGGACGGCATCCCGAGATCCGGCGGGTTCGCCGCACCGCGTTCGACGCGCTGCGCCCCCATCCGGGGCAGCGGCTGCTCGACGCCGGTTCCGGCGCCGGTGACGTGAGCCGCCGGCTGGCGGCCACCGTGTCGCCGTCCGGCGAGGTCATCGCCCTCGATCACTCGGCGTCGATCACCGCGGCCGCGGTGGCACGCCACGACGGCAGCAACGTGCGATACCTGACCGGCGATGTCGAAGCCCTCGACCTGCCGTCGGCCAGCGTCGACGGGGTGTGGTGCGAGCGGGTGCTGCAGCATGTGGGCAGCGCCGACCGGGCGATCGCCGAGATGATCCGGGTGACCCGTCCCGGCGGGCGGCTCTGCCTGATCGACACCGACTGGTCGTCGCTCGCCTTCGACGGGATGCCGTCCGGGCTGGGCGAGGTGGTGATGGCCCACGTGCGCGGTCACTTCACGCCGAAACAGCACGACATGGGACGTACGCTCCGGCGCCGGCTCGTGGCGAACGGGCTGGCGAACATCACCGCCACTCCGGTGACCTGTGTGTTCGCCAGCCCGGATTCGGCCGCCGTGGTTCTGCCGATGGTCAACCCCCGGGTCCCGGAGGAGTCCTGGCAGACCCCGCCGGGACTGCGCGACGAGTGGCTCGCCTGCGTGGAGGCGGCCGGTGCGAGTGGGACGTTCCTCGCCGTGCTGACCATCTGGGTGGTGGTCGGCACGGTTCCTAGCTGA
- a CDS encoding Gfo/Idh/MocA family oxidoreductase: MIERVKFGLVGYGTGGRVFHAPLIASAANIDFVGVVTTSEERRAQVVSQLPGVAAYDSIAALAADGVQAVAISTPASTHAALAAEAIAAGLAVVVDKPFALDAATARKVVTTAEEAGVPLTVYQNRRWDSDFLTIRKLIDDGRLGDIRRFESRMERWAPDREPPAAGGGTLLDFGSHLIDQALQLHGPATRVYAEMRGEPRDDDFFVALHHASGVESHLWGSWRQAGPGPRFRVTGSAGTYISPDLDYQESLLKAGKSPAKLGDRWGAEPEHRWGHLFRGATGAPVESCRGRWDTFYPAVADAVLGNGPLPVDPWDSIRAMEVLDAARQSATQGVSVTL; this comes from the coding sequence ATGATCGAGCGGGTTAAGTTCGGGCTGGTCGGTTACGGCACCGGCGGCCGGGTGTTCCACGCACCCCTGATCGCCTCAGCGGCGAACATCGATTTCGTCGGCGTGGTCACCACCTCGGAGGAGCGCCGGGCCCAGGTCGTGTCGCAACTGCCGGGCGTCGCGGCCTATGACAGTATCGCCGCGCTGGCCGCCGACGGCGTCCAGGCCGTGGCGATCTCCACTCCGGCGTCCACGCACGCCGCCCTGGCCGCCGAGGCGATCGCCGCCGGCCTCGCCGTGGTCGTCGACAAGCCGTTCGCGCTCGACGCGGCAACCGCCCGCAAGGTGGTGACCACCGCCGAGGAGGCGGGCGTGCCGCTCACCGTCTACCAGAACCGGCGCTGGGACTCCGACTTCCTGACGATCCGCAAGCTGATCGACGACGGCCGGCTGGGCGACATCCGCCGCTTCGAGTCCCGCATGGAACGCTGGGCGCCGGACCGCGAGCCGCCCGCCGCCGGCGGTGGCACCCTGCTCGACTTCGGCTCGCACCTGATCGACCAGGCGCTGCAGCTGCACGGCCCGGCCACCCGCGTCTACGCCGAGATGCGCGGCGAACCCCGCGACGACGACTTCTTCGTGGCACTGCACCACGCGAGCGGCGTCGAGTCGCACCTGTGGGGCAGCTGGCGCCAGGCCGGCCCGGGCCCGCGTTTCCGGGTCACCGGCAGCGCCGGGACGTACATCTCCCCCGACCTGGACTACCAGGAGAGCCTGCTGAAGGCCGGCAAGTCCCCGGCCAAGCTCGGCGACCGCTGGGGTGCCGAGCCGGAACACCGCTGGGGCCACCTCTTCCGCGGCGCAACCGGCGCCCCGGTGGAGAGCTGCCGAGGTCGCTGGGACACCTTCTACCCCGCGGTCGCCGACGCGGTGCTCGGCAACGGCCCTCTGCCGGTAGACCCCTGGGACTCGATCCGAGCGATGGAAGTCCTCGACGCGGCCCGCCAGTCAGCCACCCAAGGCGTGTCAGTCACCCTCTGA
- a CDS encoding amidohydrolase translates to MRKGVALRIAENGLVKPVPAELAPIAGTRRFPGTLLPGLVDAHVHSALVDLAAVRAGGIAAVWDLGGVPSALQDLAARAAQPDAQLPRIRYAGPFLIAPGGYPSDRSWAPAGSWREVTSPADAGTAVAEAWSAGASLIKVTAHAGGPMLPQNTLKALVAAATASGLEVVMHAEGPGTVAAALAAGVGMLAHTPWTERVDDTLLRACAGRMRWISTLDIHGWGDHDPAREIAVANLRGFLSYGGSVRYGTDLGNGPLPTGINPREIAALIEAGLTPDAVLTAMTESDSTDLSWVPAGLDLTPDSFATSLATARVLDDTLRPR, encoded by the coding sequence GTGCGCAAGGGCGTGGCGTTGCGGATAGCCGAGAACGGGCTGGTCAAGCCGGTACCGGCCGAGCTCGCCCCGATAGCCGGCACCCGTCGCTTCCCCGGAACGCTGCTGCCCGGCCTCGTCGACGCGCACGTGCACTCCGCTCTCGTCGACCTGGCAGCGGTCCGGGCCGGCGGGATAGCCGCGGTGTGGGATCTGGGCGGCGTACCGTCAGCGCTCCAAGATCTCGCAGCCCGTGCCGCGCAGCCGGACGCTCAGCTCCCGCGCATCCGCTATGCCGGACCGTTCCTGATCGCTCCAGGCGGTTATCCGAGTGATCGTTCCTGGGCACCGGCAGGCAGTTGGCGTGAGGTCACGTCGCCGGCCGACGCCGGGACCGCGGTGGCGGAAGCCTGGTCGGCCGGAGCTTCGCTGATCAAGGTGACGGCGCACGCCGGCGGGCCGATGCTGCCGCAGAACACGCTCAAGGCACTGGTCGCGGCGGCCACCGCATCCGGGCTGGAGGTCGTGATGCACGCCGAAGGGCCGGGGACGGTCGCTGCCGCGCTCGCCGCCGGAGTCGGCATGCTGGCGCATACGCCCTGGACAGAGCGGGTCGACGACACGCTGCTGCGCGCTTGTGCCGGCCGTATGCGATGGATCAGCACCCTGGACATCCACGGCTGGGGGGATCACGACCCGGCGCGCGAGATCGCCGTCGCCAACCTGCGGGGCTTCCTTTCGTACGGCGGCAGCGTCCGCTACGGCACCGATCTCGGCAACGGCCCCCTGCCCACCGGCATCAACCCACGCGAGATCGCCGCCCTGATCGAAGCAGGACTGACACCGGACGCCGTCCTGACCGCCATGACCGAAAGCGACAGCACCGACCTGTCCTGGGTGCCGGCCGGCCTCGACCTGACACCGGACAGTTTTGCGACGTCACTCGCAACAGCCCGCGTACTGGACGACACGCTCCGCCCACGCTGA
- the kynU gene encoding kynureninase, whose amino-acid sequence MSVLLSRAADLDAADPLAGFRDRFLVAPGSDLLSYLDGNSLGRPLTATAELMESFIRDQWGGRLIRGWTDGWLDWPLTLGDRLGAIALGAAAGQTVIADSTTVLLYKLARAAVDARPGRNRVVLDTDNFPTDRYVLEGIAAERGLELVWISTDPASGVHPSQVAAVVDERTALVLFSHVAYRSGWISDISEINRIAHAAGALTMWDLCHSAGSVPISLDEWGVDLAVGCTYKYLNGGPGAPAFAYLRHDLQDSLRQPIQGWMGHRASFEMGHGHEPAPGIRALLSGTPPILAMVPLHANLDMLAEAGIAAVREKSLLLTDYVLEIADELLAPFGVEVVSPRDPERRGGHITLRRPGFEKFLEPLWDSGVIPDYRRPDGLRIGPAPLSTSFTEVYQGLSVLRDLLEKHR is encoded by the coding sequence TTGAGCGTCCTTCTGTCCCGTGCCGCCGATCTCGACGCGGCCGATCCGCTCGCGGGATTCCGGGATCGCTTCCTCGTCGCGCCCGGCTCCGACCTGCTCTCCTACCTCGACGGGAACTCGCTGGGCCGGCCTCTCACCGCCACCGCCGAGCTGATGGAGTCGTTCATCCGGGACCAGTGGGGTGGCCGGCTCATCCGTGGCTGGACCGACGGCTGGCTGGACTGGCCGCTCACCCTCGGCGACCGGCTCGGCGCGATCGCCCTCGGCGCGGCAGCCGGGCAGACCGTGATCGCCGACTCGACCACCGTCCTGCTCTACAAACTGGCGCGGGCGGCCGTCGACGCCCGCCCCGGCCGCAACCGGGTCGTGCTCGACACCGACAACTTCCCGACCGATCGGTACGTCCTCGAAGGCATCGCTGCCGAACGCGGCCTCGAACTGGTCTGGATCTCCACCGATCCGGCCTCCGGCGTGCACCCCTCTCAGGTCGCCGCGGTGGTCGACGAGCGGACCGCGCTGGTGCTGTTCAGTCACGTCGCCTATCGGTCGGGCTGGATTTCCGACATTTCGGAAATCAACCGAATTGCCCATGCGGCCGGCGCGTTGACCATGTGGGACCTGTGCCATTCGGCCGGCTCGGTGCCGATCTCCCTCGACGAGTGGGGCGTCGACCTGGCGGTCGGGTGCACGTACAAGTACCTCAACGGCGGCCCCGGCGCTCCCGCCTTCGCCTACCTGCGGCACGACCTGCAGGACTCGCTGCGCCAGCCGATCCAGGGCTGGATGGGCCACCGCGCCTCCTTCGAGATGGGCCACGGCCACGAGCCGGCGCCGGGCATCCGCGCGCTGCTCAGCGGCACCCCGCCGATCCTCGCGATGGTCCCGCTGCACGCCAACCTCGACATGCTCGCCGAGGCCGGCATCGCCGCCGTCCGGGAGAAGTCGCTGCTGCTCACCGACTACGTGCTGGAGATCGCCGATGAGCTCCTGGCCCCCTTCGGCGTCGAAGTCGTCAGTCCGCGCGACCCGGAACGCCGCGGCGGGCACATCACGCTGCGGCGGCCCGGCTTCGAGAAGTTCCTGGAGCCGTTGTGGGACAGCGGGGTGATCCCCGACTACCGCCGTCCGGACGGGCTGCGGATCGGGCCGGCGCCGCTGAGCACCAGCTTCACCGAGGTGTACCAGGGCCTGTCCGTCCTGCGCGATCTGCTGGAGAAACACCGATGA
- the kynA gene encoding tryptophan 2,3-dioxygenase: protein MSAQRPLEDGIVRDFKVNLSYGEYLHLDEILGAQHPVSRPEHHDELLFILQHQTSELWLKLVIHELQAVQRHLAKDELRPALKGLARVKHIQRTLTEQWSVLATLTPSEYAEFRSFLGTSSGFQSYQYRAIEFLLGNKDRRMLSIFDEQPQARALLQDALATPSVYDEFLHFLARRGFAVPVAILQRDVTEPWEFQEDLVEVFRHIYENAEQNWDVYEACEELVDLEENFQLWRFRHLKTVERTIGFKRGTGGSSGVSFLKAALDLTFFPELYAVRTEIGVPR, encoded by the coding sequence ATGTCGGCTCAGCGGCCGCTCGAGGACGGGATCGTCCGCGACTTCAAAGTCAATCTTTCGTACGGGGAGTACCTGCACCTCGACGAGATCCTCGGCGCGCAGCATCCGGTCAGCCGGCCGGAGCACCACGACGAGCTGCTCTTCATCCTCCAGCACCAGACCTCCGAGCTCTGGCTGAAACTCGTGATCCACGAGCTGCAGGCGGTGCAGCGGCACCTCGCCAAGGACGAGCTGCGCCCGGCGCTCAAGGGCCTCGCCCGGGTCAAGCACATCCAGCGCACCCTGACCGAGCAGTGGTCGGTGCTGGCGACGCTGACCCCCAGCGAGTACGCCGAATTCCGCAGCTTCCTCGGCACGTCGTCGGGCTTCCAGTCGTACCAGTACCGCGCGATCGAGTTCCTGCTCGGCAACAAGGACCGCCGGATGCTCTCGATCTTCGACGAGCAGCCGCAGGCCCGGGCGCTGCTGCAGGACGCCCTGGCGACCCCTTCGGTCTACGACGAGTTCCTGCACTTCCTGGCCCGCCGCGGATTCGCGGTCCCGGTCGCGATCCTGCAGCGGGACGTCACCGAGCCCTGGGAGTTCCAAGAGGACCTGGTGGAGGTGTTCCGGCACATCTATGAGAACGCGGAGCAGAACTGGGACGTCTACGAGGCCTGCGAGGAACTCGTCGACCTGGAGGAGAACTTCCAGCTCTGGCGCTTCCGGCACCTCAAGACGGTGGAACGGACGATCGGCTTCAAACGGGGCACCGGCGGCTCGAGCGGGGTCTCGTTCCTGAAGGCGGCTCTCGATTTGACATTCTTCCCTGAGCTGTACGCCGTCCGTACCGAGATCGGAGTCCCTCGTTGA
- a CDS encoding YchJ family protein has translation MANRRPTSSVCPCGSGDPYRLCCGPLHDGKPAADPEALMRSRFSAYALGRTDHVHRTWHPQTRPDHEADLADEPGLKWVRLEVLDTTGGGMFDAEGTVRFRAHYREGGKPGVMEELSRFVRHEGQWVYWGPLPL, from the coding sequence ATGGCTAACCGGCGTCCCACCTCCTCCGTGTGCCCGTGCGGCAGCGGTGACCCGTACAGACTCTGTTGTGGTCCTCTCCATGACGGAAAGCCGGCGGCGGACCCGGAAGCTCTCATGCGCTCGCGTTTCAGCGCGTATGCGCTGGGGCGCACCGACCACGTCCACCGGACCTGGCATCCTCAGACGCGTCCCGACCACGAGGCCGACCTCGCCGACGAGCCGGGGCTGAAATGGGTGCGCCTCGAAGTCCTCGACACCACCGGCGGAGGCATGTTCGACGCCGAGGGGACCGTCCGGTTCCGTGCTCACTACCGCGAGGGCGGCAAACCCGGCGTGATGGAAGAGCTGAGCCGGTTCGTGCGGCACGAGGGACAGTGGGTCTACTGGGGTCCCCTACCGCTTTAG
- a CDS encoding methyl-accepting chemotaxis protein: MSDWQQDDSWSTGSNVQDDWSAGASGRQHDSVHRLANVSNDMATATQAAVRAAETAVQVIQRLEASSTEIGKVVQLIATIAKQTNLLALNATIEAARAGEAGRGFAVVASEVKDLANETATATSEIGTQVGGIRSDTQNAVSAIEEMQGLIEELDRCQKVISGIVVEQQAG, encoded by the coding sequence ATGTCCGACTGGCAGCAGGACGACAGCTGGTCCACGGGTAGCAACGTGCAGGACGACTGGTCGGCCGGCGCCTCCGGGCGCCAGCACGACTCGGTGCACCGCCTCGCCAACGTCAGCAACGACATGGCGACGGCCACCCAGGCAGCGGTACGCGCGGCCGAGACCGCCGTGCAGGTGATCCAGCGGCTCGAGGCGAGCAGCACCGAGATCGGCAAGGTGGTGCAGCTGATCGCCACGATCGCCAAGCAGACCAACCTGCTGGCACTCAACGCGACGATCGAGGCGGCCCGGGCCGGTGAGGCGGGCCGCGGCTTCGCCGTGGTGGCGAGCGAGGTCAAGGACCTGGCGAATGAGACGGCCACGGCCACCAGCGAGATCGGCACGCAGGTCGGCGGCATCCGGTCGGACACCCAGAACGCGGTGTCGGCGATCGAGGAGATGCAGGGCCTGATCGAGGAACTGGACCGCTGCCAGAAGGTGATCAGCGGCATCGTGGTGGAGCAACAGGCCGGCTGA